GTATCGTGCCGCGCGATATCCAGCAGGTGGTTCACTTCGTCGCGGTGGTTCACGCAGTTGCGCTGGTGCCAGCGGCGGATGACCCACATGATGCCCGCCACCACCAGCCCGAAGGTGGTGATGGCGCCGAACACCGAAAGGCCCAGTTTGAGCGACAGGCTGTAGAACGCTCCCAGCCCCAGGATGCAGGCCTGCTCGTTGAAGTTCTGCACGGCAATCGAGCGGCCCGCGCCCATCAGGTTGTGGCCCCGGTGCTGCAGCAGCGCATTCATGGGCACCACCAGGTAGCCGCCCAGGCCGCCCAGCACGATGAGGAAGGGGATGGCCAGCCAGATGTTGCTGATGAACACCATCAGGATCAGCAGCAGCCCCATCGCAATGCCCAGCGGGATCACGCGGGTGGCCATGTCCAGGCGCATGCGCATCGAGGCCACCACGGCACCCACGGCGGTGCCGATGGCCACCACACCCGTGAGGGCCGAGGCCTGCGTGGTGTTGTAGCCCAGTGCTACGGCGGCCCACGCCAGCACGATGAACTTGAGGTTGCCACCGGCGCCCCAGAACAGGGTGGTGGTGGCCAGCGAGATCTGGCCCAGCTTGTCGCGCCACAGGCGGCTGTTGCAGGCCCAGAAGTCGGGCAGCAGGTTGAGGGTGTTGGCCAGCACGCTGCGCGAGGGGTCGGCGCGCAGGGGGCGCATCTCGACGCCCGTGTGCGGGATGCGGGTGTTGAACCACGCGGCCAGGGCATACACGGCGATCAGCGCGGCAATGGCGGCCTCGGCGGGCGTGTCCACACCGGTGTCGATCAGCGGAAAGTCAAAGCCCAGCAGCATGCCCGACAGCTGCTGCCCCACCAGCTGGCCGCCAAACAGCACGCCCAGGAT
Above is a window of Acidovorax sp. KKS102 DNA encoding:
- the lplT gene encoding lysophospholipid transporter LplT, producing the protein MKRGFYTIMSAQFFSSLADNALFVAAVELLRTGGAPEWQRAALVPMFALFYVVLAPFVGAFADALPKGKVMFVSNAIKVAGCLMMLFGSHPLIAYAVVGLGAAAYSPAKYGILTELLPASQLVKANGWIEGLTIASIILGVLFGGQLVGQQLSGMLLGFDFPLIDTGVDTPAEAAIAALIAVYALAAWFNTRIPHTGVEMRPLRADPSRSVLANTLNLLPDFWACNSRLWRDKLGQISLATTTLFWGAGGNLKFIVLAWAAVALGYNTTQASALTGVVAIGTAVGAVVASMRMRLDMATRVIPLGIAMGLLLILMVFISNIWLAIPFLIVLGGLGGYLVVPMNALLQHRGHNLMGAGRSIAVQNFNEQACILGLGAFYSLSLKLGLSVFGAITTFGLVVAGIMWVIRRWHQRNCVNHRDEVNHLLDIARHDTHH